A single window of Aphidius gifuensis isolate YNYX2018 linkage group LG1, ASM1490517v1, whole genome shotgun sequence DNA harbors:
- the LOC122857280 gene encoding cysteine-rich venom protein DIS1-like isoform X1, which produces MKYLWLFVVIATTLPSAVPWQTDRSKPMPRLYGDKIPTRVLTTSNKKVQRKIVLYHNFFRTRVNPPAANMLTMRWHNGAAKAAQKWAEACYALTHDNATGLHIDAFGSCGQNIFISTAQVPWFFTIKTWFSEYEVFKYGAHANNDLSLVGHYTQMVWAPTHRVGCGWAKCNGTRGPQGRPYFSYVCNYCPAGNHPDHLGTPYKSGPSCSSCKEHCRVGKLCKNACPWADLWANCLQLYETWPDWLCQSDTQQGHERRQFCRATCRCRDKIV; this is translated from the exons atgaagtaCCTATGGTTATTTGTGGTGATTGCTACCACTTTGCCCTCAGCTGTACCCTGGCAAACGGATCGCAGTAAGCCGA TGCCACGGTTGTATGGCGATAAAATTCCCACGAGGGTTTTAACAACAAGCAACAAAAAAGTTCAAAGGAAAATTGTGCTTTACCACAATTTCTTTCGGACTCGTGTGAATCCACCTGCTGCAAACATGCTTACAATG AGATGGCATAATGGAGCTGCTAAAGCTGCACAAAAATGGGCTGAAGCATGTTATGCTCTGACTCATGACAATGCAACTGGTCTTCATATTGATGCATTTGGCAGTTGTggtcaaaatatattcatctcAACAGCTCAAGTACCATg gttttttacaataaaaacatGGTTTTCAGAATATGAAGTTTTTAAATATGGAGCACATGCAAATAATGACTTAAGTCTTGTCGGTCATTATACACAAATGGTCTGGGCACCGACTCATCGAGTTGGTTGTGGCTGGGCTAAATGTAACGGAACAAGAGGACCTCAAGGAAGACCCTATTTTAGTTACGTATGTAACTATTGTCCTGC ggGAAATCATCCAGATCATCTTGGAACACCTTATAAATCAGGTCCTTCATGTAGCAGCTGCAAGGAACATTGCCGAGTTGGTAAGCTTTGTAAAAATGCATGTCCATGGGCTGATTTGTGGGCCAATTGTCTTCAACTATATGAAACTTGGCCAGACTGGTTGTGTCAAAGTGATACTCAACAAGGCCATGAAAGACGTCAATTTTGTCGGGCAACATGTAGATGCCGTGATAAAATTGTTTGA
- the LOC122857280 gene encoding cysteine-rich venom protein DIS1-like isoform X2, which translates to MKYLWLFVVIATTLPSAVPWQTDRMPRLYGDKIPTRVLTTSNKKVQRKIVLYHNFFRTRVNPPAANMLTMRWHNGAAKAAQKWAEACYALTHDNATGLHIDAFGSCGQNIFISTAQVPWFFTIKTWFSEYEVFKYGAHANNDLSLVGHYTQMVWAPTHRVGCGWAKCNGTRGPQGRPYFSYVCNYCPAGNHPDHLGTPYKSGPSCSSCKEHCRVGKLCKNACPWADLWANCLQLYETWPDWLCQSDTQQGHERRQFCRATCRCRDKIV; encoded by the exons atgaagtaCCTATGGTTATTTGTGGTGATTGCTACCACTTTGCCCTCAGCTGTACCCTGGCAAACGGATCGCA TGCCACGGTTGTATGGCGATAAAATTCCCACGAGGGTTTTAACAACAAGCAACAAAAAAGTTCAAAGGAAAATTGTGCTTTACCACAATTTCTTTCGGACTCGTGTGAATCCACCTGCTGCAAACATGCTTACAATG AGATGGCATAATGGAGCTGCTAAAGCTGCACAAAAATGGGCTGAAGCATGTTATGCTCTGACTCATGACAATGCAACTGGTCTTCATATTGATGCATTTGGCAGTTGTggtcaaaatatattcatctcAACAGCTCAAGTACCATg gttttttacaataaaaacatGGTTTTCAGAATATGAAGTTTTTAAATATGGAGCACATGCAAATAATGACTTAAGTCTTGTCGGTCATTATACACAAATGGTCTGGGCACCGACTCATCGAGTTGGTTGTGGCTGGGCTAAATGTAACGGAACAAGAGGACCTCAAGGAAGACCCTATTTTAGTTACGTATGTAACTATTGTCCTGC ggGAAATCATCCAGATCATCTTGGAACACCTTATAAATCAGGTCCTTCATGTAGCAGCTGCAAGGAACATTGCCGAGTTGGTAAGCTTTGTAAAAATGCATGTCCATGGGCTGATTTGTGGGCCAATTGTCTTCAACTATATGAAACTTGGCCAGACTGGTTGTGTCAAAGTGATACTCAACAAGGCCATGAAAGACGTCAATTTTGTCGGGCAACATGTAGATGCCGTGATAAAATTGTTTGA